In Canis aureus isolate CA01 chromosome 6, VMU_Caureus_v.1.0, whole genome shotgun sequence, one genomic interval encodes:
- the LOC144316276 gene encoding uncharacterized protein LOC144316276 isoform X2, with the protein MELTALLTLPQKGNQTTMGTLLPVCIYRCGHLKKPEKQARQQNLSERPAFQGLCDEDESQNYGVFPLCSICPTHGSSNSLICLEKGTGHS; encoded by the exons ATGGAGCTCACTGCCTTATTGACGCTACCACAGAAGGGGAACCAGACAACCATGG GGACACTGCTGCCTGTGTGCATATACAGATGTGGCCACTTGAAAAAACCTGAGAAGCAAG CTAGGCAGCAAAATTTGAGTGAAAGACCAGCTTTTCAAGGACTCTGCGATGAAGATGAATCACAGAATTACGGAGTGTTTCCATTGTGCTCCATTTG TCCCACCCATGGAAGTAGCAACTCACTGATCTGTTTGGAAAAAGGAACTGGGCATTCCTAA
- the LOC144316276 gene encoding uncharacterized protein LOC144316276 isoform X1, producing MIQTQSVWCQYLWVSPLRYAKQLLGTWQSRGCGTLLPVCIYRCGHLKKPEKQARQQNLSERPAFQGLCDEDESQNYGVFPLCSICPTHGSSNSLICLEKGTGHS from the exons ATGATTCAAACCCAGTCAGTCTGGTGCCAGTATCTGTGGGTATCACCGCTACGCTACGCCAAGCAGCTGCTGGGAACCTGGCAGTCGAGGGGATgtg GGACACTGCTGCCTGTGTGCATATACAGATGTGGCCACTTGAAAAAACCTGAGAAGCAAG CTAGGCAGCAAAATTTGAGTGAAAGACCAGCTTTTCAAGGACTCTGCGATGAAGATGAATCACAGAATTACGGAGTGTTTCCATTGTGCTCCATTTG TCCCACCCATGGAAGTAGCAACTCACTGATCTGTTTGGAAAAAGGAACTGGGCATTCCTAA